Within the Pradoshia eiseniae genome, the region GATTCACCCGGGCGAAGGTTATCTCGGTGTAGTGGACGCTGACCAAGGCGCCATCAAATGGAGCGATAACTCAATCGCATCCACACGCTACCAGATCCATGATGCAGCCTTCCGCCTAACGAAGCCGGACAAAATGTTCCTCGATTACAGGAGCCTTACCGGCCTTACAATGAGCGACAATGATACGAAGGCATATCCTGTCTTCGATGACAGCAAGAACTACTTAAACCCTCATCTTCCTGACGCCGGAAGAAACGTACCGAATTTCGGCTTGAAAATTGAAGTCGTAAACCAAAGTAAAGACCAATCTGTCGGTAAGATTGTCGTTAAGAAGAATTAATAATTGTTGAAAAGAGACCTGGATTGCCTACAGAAGGCACCGGGTCTTTTTTGTCGACAAAATGGAGCTACGTTCTACCTTATCCATAGCACATAAAAAAACCGTCTCTGCAAATCCCTAAAAAGGATTGCAGAGACGGTTTCTTATTACTAATCTTTCTTCAGGAAAGTCTCAAGCGACTGTATGGCTTTCTTTTCATCGCTGCCATCGGCCACTAGGGTAATCGTACTGCCACTGCTAATGGCCAGACTCATCAGCCCCATAATACTTTTCACGTTTACTTTCTTATCGCCATTCATAATGTAGATCTCGGAAGAAAAGCTGCTAGCTTTTTGTACAAACAGTGCTGCAGGACGAGCTTGAAGGCCCGATTTCAAATGAACTGTTACTTGTTTTTCAATCATGACAAAATCCTCCCCTGTCTACTGTGAATAATTTGAAACATGAAAACTATTATTTCGACTCACCCGCCCTCAGTTTTTCAGCGATTTCATCAATTTTTCGCAAACGATGATTAATACCTGATTTACTGATTTTAGCCCCCGTGACCATATCTCCGAGTTCTTTGAGAGTGACATCTTGATATTCGACACGAAGTCTGGCAATCTCACGCAATTTATCCGGCAGAACATCCAGCCCCACCGTATTCTCTATATATCTTATATTCTCGACCTGGCGCAAGGACGCACCTATCGTTTTATTCAAGTTCGCGGTCTCACAATTGACTAGCCGATTGACCGAGTTTCTCATATCCCGTACGATACGGATATCTTCAAACTTCAAAAGGGCATTATGCCCGCCGATAATATTGAGAAATTCAGAGATTTTCTCCGCTTCCTTCAAATACGTAATGAACCCCTTTTTCCTCTCCAGCGTCTTGCTTTTCAATCCAAATGAATTCATTAATTCACATAGAGCGTCATTATGCTCTTTATATAAAGATGAGATTTCAAGGTGATAAGAAGATGTTTCAGGATTATTCACTGAACCGCCAGCTAGAAATGCCCCCCGCAAATAGGAACGCTTGCAGCATTTCTTCTCAATCAGGCTTTCAGAAATATTTTGTACCATCGAAAACCCATCTTCTATGATATTTAAGTCCGTTAATACCTCCTTTGCCTTTTCAGCAAAGCGGACAATATATACGTTATTTTTCTTTAGTTTCATCTTTTTCCGAACGAGGAGTTCTACCTGAAGATCATACATCTTTTTCAGCAATGTATAGATTCTTCTGGCAATCGCCGCGTTTTCAGTTTGGACATCTACAACAAGATGGCGGTTTGAAAAGGATAAGGATCCGTTCATGCGAATCAGCGCGGATAATTCTGCACGAGCACAACACTCTTTTACTTCTAAGTTCGTTAGCTCTTTTTTTGTCTCCGACGCAAACGACATCCTTTTTCCACCTCTATCTTTCCATGCTTTTAGCCATTCAATCCATTCACTCTGGTGACATGAAGGCCGTTTTTATTAATCAAACTATATATAATCGATGCAACTGCGACTGTATCATGACGAACGCGGTTATTATGAATGGAAACGATATTTTCCTTTATGACCTTGACGCCCAGCTTCTCAAGGCGTTTAATGTCAAAAATGACCGGCTGTGCATACTCCTCTTTATATTTTAATTTTA harbors:
- a CDS encoding HPr family phosphocarrier protein gives rise to the protein MIEKQVTVHLKSGLQARPAALFVQKASSFSSEIYIMNGDKKVNVKSIMGLMSLAISSGSTITLVADGSDEKKAIQSLETFLKKD
- the whiA gene encoding DNA-binding protein WhiA; translated protein: MSFASETKKELTNLEVKECCARAELSALIRMNGSLSFSNRHLVVDVQTENAAIARRIYTLLKKMYDLQVELLVRKKMKLKKNNVYIVRFAEKAKEVLTDLNIIEDGFSMVQNISESLIEKKCCKRSYLRGAFLAGGSVNNPETSSYHLEISSLYKEHNDALCELMNSFGLKSKTLERKKGFITYLKEAEKISEFLNIIGGHNALLKFEDIRIVRDMRNSVNRLVNCETANLNKTIGASLRQVENIRYIENTVGLDVLPDKLREIARLRVEYQDVTLKELGDMVTGAKISKSGINHRLRKIDEIAEKLRAGESK